In Silene latifolia isolate original U9 population chromosome 3, ASM4854445v1, whole genome shotgun sequence, a single window of DNA contains:
- the LOC141648859 gene encoding uncharacterized protein LOC141648859: protein MVEQRTNGNVSYSVEKDKGRDAEVEVEMNCKSGNGSYDNVNHDPDPFADIPEKGVECELAVKDTQLKKVALGRVFKAPTQASTCHGRAFGAEELRVCIDVVIEYMEDTPLPLPTEEHFTIGEAIGSFVQWPRNLVSLRYLEVWMNLRKTMKYKGEKSVMSKTKCKKRKRVDESTNSKKVESAKSKTNDPVAGSNNTLKALLEQKYDSRRFLSKVVSMMGETQVTDVQLSEDVVGRERRLRLAKEDITALLNMEKISLPVIQTFVGYLSSVCDMKTYGFLCPEMTSQLGILWMLVVIDIVEHNQVYWFDSIGNSVPSMLRTLINTSVRAYGYTGGSRKSSQAPQWVKVDCARQPSAIECGYYIMRYMLEIVTRPNPMATINEVRLSHSPVYCHTNL from the exons ATGGTGGAGCAACGGACAAATGGGAATGTTAGTTATTCGGTTGAAAAAGACAAAGGCAGAGATGCTGAGGTTGAGGTTGAGATGAATTGCAAAAGTGGGAATGGTAGTTATGATAATGTTAACCATGACCCTGACCCATTTGCTGACATACCTGAGAAG GGAGTTGAATGCGAGCTAGCTGTGAAAGATACGCAGTTGAAGAAGGTCGCACTTGGACGAGTATTCAAGGCCCCAACTCAGGCATCAACATGTCACGGTCGAGCCTTTGGAGCAGAGGAGTTAAGGGTATGCATTGACGTTGTTATAGAATATATGGAGGACACACCATTACCTCTACCAACTGAAGAACATTTTACTATTGGTGAGGCAATTGGTTCATTTGTTCAATGGCCGAGAAACTTAGTCAGTTTGCGCTACTTAGAGGTATGGAT GAATCTCAGAAAAACCATGAAGTACAAGGGAGAAAAGTCAGTGATGAGTAAGACTAAATGCAAAAAGCGGAAGAGAGTTGATGAGAGTACTAATTCCAAAAAAGTAGAAAGTGCTAAAAGTAAAACAAATGATCCAGTGGCTGGTTCAAACAATACTTTGAAAGCACTTTTGGAACAAAAATATGATTCTAGACGATTCTTGTCCAAGGTAGTTAGTATGATGGGCGAAACTCAAGTAACGGATGTGCAATTGAGCGAGGATGTTGTAGGACGTGAGCGAAGGCTGCGACTCGCCAAGGAGGACATTACTGCATTGTTGAACATGGAAAAGATCTCCCTTCCAGTCATTCAGACTTTTGTTGG GTACTTGTCTAGCGTTTGTGACATGAAAACATATGGATTCTTATGTCCAGAAATGACTTCACAACTAG GGATCCTTTGGATGCTTGTTGTAATTGACATCGTTGAGCATAATCAAGTATATTGGTTCGATTCAATCGGGAATTCTGTGCCTTCAATGTTGAGAActttaattaatac GTCTGTAAGAGCATACGGCTACACGGGTGGGTCAAGGAAGAGTTCTCAAGCACCGCAATGGGTGAAAGTTGAT TGTGCTCGTCAGCCAAGTGCTATAGAATGCGGTTACTACATCATGAGGTATATGCTGGAAATTGTCACTCGTCCTAATCCGATGGCAACTATCAACGAGGTCAGATTATCTCACTCGCCTGTATATTGTCATACAAATCTGTGA
- the LOC141648860 gene encoding uncharacterized protein LOC141648860: protein MCTVSSTEGGDDKKKIEEGGPDDILLPQQLRSEKENEIVVALDALPTNMGWKQIFHLPKEKLQLIIQGLEKPELYAGKMKEKIEPLEQSTGCVSCNAALSFSDEDLLLGSKPHNRPLYVSGYIRGQKVKRILIDGGSGVKLMPKATMNKLGITMDELSSSRTMIHGFNLNGERAVGMIRVNLTMGDLSSDTLFHVMDGKTSFKLLLGRPWKHENGVVASTLHQCLKYYRGGERKIGGDAKPFSKVDSFFADAKFFEENGSSSEFMPTTISSIGKGGKREKNIIKEDSAASPAKENDVDKASKTATPVASPKKQETPQKTTPPVLRYFPKSCRKDGESPFAECLTPKIEPKDKKSSLKRGYCVFSKTSQREEVKENEGGEKMHPSSVFDRISPPAEKCRPSIFTRLGRPSASTKHISVFTRLGNQGESKVKVSTLSLRTNKKGAIHERLGGPSKTVFSRLGAPKKNSGEGRPLSTSTTQNKEEVRVSDDLRSAIPSRMKRMQVVDIIQHEPLKARRRVLVLTGQSKNVEPIPSSSRPSGVKKSGDIEVTTSSYHITVEEIPDENEEVEADEAPETHEDGGQSTVDELKELNLGTTEDPRPIYVSALLTKEEEEEYYKLLVEYKDVFAWSYKEMPGLSPKIAVHCLAIKKGTNPKKQPQRHFRPELVPEIEKEVNKLIEAGFIREVKYSTWIANIVPIERRMDNLRICVDFETLIMHAQRMTSFAILS, encoded by the exons ATGTGCACCGTCTCATCTACGGAAGGTGGTGATGATAAAAAGAAGATAGAGGAAGGAGGCCCAGATGATATTCTATTGCCACAACAGTTGCGTTCTGAAAAGGAGAACGAAATAGTGGTTGCTCTTGACGCCCTTCCTACAAACATGGGATGGAAGCAAATCTTTCATCTACCTAAAGAGAAGCTTCAGCTGATAATTCAAGGACTTGAGAAGCCCGAGTTGTATGCGggcaagatgaaagaaaaaattgAGCCTCTTGAGCAATCAACTGGATGTGTCTCCTGCAATGCAGCCTTgagtttttcagatgaggatttacttCTTGGATCCAAACCTCACAACAGGCCACTTTATGTGTCCGGGTACATCCGGGGGCAAAAAGTCAAGCGCATCTTAATAGATGGAGGATCGGGAGTCAAGCTCATGCCAAAAGCAACCATGAACAAATTAGGGATCACGATGGACGAACTCTCCAGTAGTCGAACAatgattcatggtttcaacttgaatgggGAGCGCGCAGTTGGCATGATCCGCGTGAACCTTACCATGGGTGATCTTTCTTCCGACACATTGTTCCATGTCATGGATGGCAAGACATCGTTCAAACTATTGCTGGGACGACCTTGGAAGCACGAAAACGGAGTTGTCgcctcaaccctccatcaatgcTTGAAATATTATCGTGGTGGTGAAAGGAAGATAGGCGGAGACGCCAAACCCTTCTCTAAGGTCGACTCTTTCTTCGCTGATGCAAAATTCTTTGAAGAGAATGGTAGTTCCAGTGAGttcatgccaaccaccatctcttcaaTAGGAAAAGGGGGTAAGCGGGAAAAGAACATCATCAAAGAAGATAGTGCTGCAAGTCCTGCTAAAGAAAATGATGTAGACAAGGCCAGCAAAACAGCTACTCCTGTTGCGTCACCCAAGAAGCAAGAGACGCCGCAGAAAACTACACCACCAGTACTGCGCTACTTCCCAAAGTCTTGCCGCAAAGATGGGGAGAGTCCTTTTGCAGAGTGTCTAACACCAAAGATAGAGCCTAAGGATAAAAAGTCAAGTCTG AAAAGGGGCTACTGCGTCTTCTCAAAGACATCACAAAGAGAAGAGGTCAAAGAAAATGAAGGAGGGGAAAAGATGCATCCATCTTCAGTCTTCGATCGAATAAGTCCACCTGCAGAGAAGTGTCGTCCTTCTATATTTACAAGGCTAGGGAGACCAAGTGCTTCAACCAAACACATTTCTGTCTTTACCAGGCTTGGCAATCAAGGAGAAAGTAAAGTCAAAGTATCAACACTTTCGTTGCGCACAAACAAGAAGGGTGCAATACATGAACGCTTGGGCGGTCCATCAAAAACAGTCTTCAGTCGACTAGGGGCTCCCAAGAAGAATAGCGGTgagggtcgtcctctctcaacttctacaacacaaaataaagaagaagtaAGAGTAAGCGATGACTTGAGAAGCGCAATACCATCTCGCATGAAGCGTATGCAAGTAGTGGATATCATCCAGCATGAGCCACTCAAAGCAAGGAGGCGCGTACTAGTTCTCACAGGTCAGTCAAAAAATGTTGAGCCTATTCCTTCATCTTCACGTCCTTCTGGTGTAAAGAAGTCAGGAGATATAGAAGTTACAACGTCGTCATATCACATCACAGTAGAAGAGATACCTGACGAGAATGAAGAAGTTGAGGCCGATGAGGCCCCTGAAACACATGAAGACGGGGGGCAATCGACTGTGGATGAACTCAAGGAACTCAATTTGGGAACTACTGAAGATCCTCGCCCCATTTATGTCAGTGCTCTGCtgactaaggaagaagaagaggagtactACAAGTTGTTGGTCGAGTACAAGGATGTCTTCGCTTGGAGCTATAAGGAGATGCCTGGACTCAGCCCAAAAATTGCAGTTCATTGTCTAGCAATCAAGAAAGGCACCAATCCCAAAAAGCAACCTCAACGTCATTTCAGGCCGGAGCTTGTACCTGAAATTGAAAAGGAAGTCAATAAACTCATTGAAGCAGGTTTCATTCGAGAAGTCAAATATTCTACCTGGATAGCAAACATTGTCCCGATCGAAAGAAGAATGGACAATCTGCGCATATGTGTCGACTTCGAGACCTTAATTATGCATGCCCAAAGGATGACTTCCTTTGCGATTCTGAGTTGA